In Candidatus Cloacimonadota bacterium, one genomic interval encodes:
- a CDS encoding ImmA/IrrE family metallo-endopeptidase — translation MKHQKIKFPIELEEIITFLGYDLKTYDLPENMNAFTDMIKRKVWINLNIIPSENMKMYGRYRFTLAHEIAHIVLHEKEYLKTYRKYEMNRNLTELETLVRNPDYEKEADIFAGNLILPRDLLKEEFRKKFGWQKLYFKHNLLFPKGANEHIYRLQKITGVSETALFIALKESFLLRTFQQEKSY, via the coding sequence ATGAAACATCAGAAAATTAAATTTCCCATCGAATTAGAAGAGATCATCACTTTTTTGGGTTATGATTTAAAAACTTATGACTTACCTGAAAATATGAATGCGTTTACAGACATGATCAAAAGAAAAGTATGGATAAACTTAAATATCATTCCTTCAGAAAATATGAAAATGTATGGTCGCTACAGATTCACTTTAGCTCATGAAATAGCTCATATTGTTCTGCATGAAAAAGAGTATTTAAAGACTTATCGAAAATATGAAATGAACAGGAATTTAACAGAACTGGAAACATTGGTCAGAAATCCCGATTATGAAAAAGAAGCAGATATCTTTGCCGGAAATTTAATACTTCCCCGAGATTTATTAAAAGAAGAATTCAGGAAAAAATTCGGTTGGCAGAAATTGTATTTCAAGCATAATCTGCTTTTTCCAAAAGGAGCAAACGAACATATCTATAGATTGCAGAAGATTACCGGAGTATCTGAAACTGCTCTTTTTATAGCTTTGAAGGAATCGTTTTTATTAAGGACTTTCCAGCAGGAAAAGAGTTACTGA